The Gossypium arboreum isolate Shixiya-1 chromosome 6, ASM2569848v2, whole genome shotgun sequence DNA window CCTgtaacttttataaaaattatattataacacatttatAATACATGTTTTTAATAGTATACCTTTTACCATAACTTCATCATTTTTATAGAATTtgattaatataaattttttataaatttataaaatgcatgattaatttttataatatggcattttaagatttataatataaatttagaaaattttggaCGTAATCATTCCAAATGTTCATACATGTTTattcttataatataattttcataatttaaacttgtataaaaatatttttaaagctaAATCATGTATCAATGTTTGgaaagtcatagagtaattgagTTTGGGTGTAATTATCTGTGTAATTACTCAAATTCTCACTCTTcctttaaaaattgaaaagtgtAATTAAGATACTTCAATAGCACCCAATTTAGTGAGACTCACCAATTACCCAAACATATCATCAGTGTAATTATAAATAATCATACTCAAATTCTAGATGATTTTTCAAATACTATCAAAATGTttgacaaaattaaaatttaaatagtaaaaaaagTTATGTACAAATTACAAACAAGTGGTGAAGttcaaaaaatttatatatattaacacaaaagattactATAAAAGAGAGAGACATGTTGCCGGCCTGGCCCATTTTGGAGTAGGCTCTTCCTTTATACTTGGCAAAGAAACGTTTTGGGCTGGAAAAATGATTTAGCCCAACAAGTAAGAATAAAAATGAGAAGAGAAAGGAACAAAAAGAGGCATTCTCCATCTTCATCATCCTCACCCTCGGCCTCACTCAGGTACTTTCTttgcttcttttttcttcttctatttttcttttcctACAAAAGAGTTAAGCTAAGTTAAATGAAAACAATAGTACCAGACTATTACAATATTGGAGTTAAATTCCAAGTAAATTGTAATCGATTGCGATTCTTCCAAAAACATCATTAATGCTTGCAGATTGATTTTTCATAACTCATTCTCAACCTTGTTTGATTGCTCAGAAAACCTACACTAAAAAAAAAACCtgtttagttatttatttatttaagtttaacTTTAAAAATGTTAACCTCACTCCTCACCTATGTCAGATAGTTTGAATCTGTagtgttcttttctttttttaaaatttttattttacttctAATTGAAGGAAGCTTTTCAAATCTGAAGTAGTTGGGGCAAAACGTAAGTGCAAGAGTTTATATGCTTTTTTAACTGAAGGGTTTTTGGGTTGCTGTTTCATTGATGTGGGAGAGAAACTAAACTTCGTATCGGAATCAAGCTCTTTCTAGTATGGCTATTTGCAGTTATCGACGTTTTCATTTTTAGGTTAAGGTCACTACCTGGGCTTGTAAGTCTTTAACCTTATTATCAATTAAAGTTTGATTTGAGTTCCTCGTGAATTCCTGCAATTATTAAAGCATACGTGACTCTTTTCTTGGCTTAAACTTCTGTTTCTCAACTTGTTCCATCTTTGATTTAAACATCTGATTGTTTTTTAGGTGCTAGAACTATGCCTCGAAAAGTTAACTATGGACTTGATTATGATGATGATTATGATGATAACTACGACGAATATTACAGATATGAAGTAGATGAAAATGGTGAGtggatttttttttttcctttttttcttgcCGTATCTTAACTTTGTGATCAGATGCCAATCAGGTCATCTTGTTTTTTCTTGTTGGTTTGCTCTACATTTCACTAAAGGCTCTGAAAGATGATTAGCTCAATTTGATAGGGAGCAAACTGGTTGACAGCTCTTATGCATGTATCTTTCTGCTTACCAACTGAATGCTATCTATTTCATAAAACAGCAGAAACACCTTCCCAAAAAGAAACAATCAAACACAGTGTGTGGCGTTGCTCCATTTGTACATATGATAATGATGAAACCATGTCATCATGTGATATTTGTGGGGTTCTTCATGGTCCTTTACTCAATAACTCCATCTATGATAAGAAGAGAACAGGTTTGTTATAATTGCCCTTAACCTATTGGTGATTCTATTAATATCATTTAATATTGGAGAATGAGCTACTATTCTTCTTATTCAATATGAGAAGATTGTTCTTTatctcttttgtttttctttatctaCAGGGTTCTGTTTTCTTTAGAATGTTATCAAGCAGATAGCTTGCGAGTGGGTGGTTGTCCCATGTAAAATTAACCATCTATATTCTATAGGTTTCTTTTTTACATTAATGGTACCTTTTATAGATTAGATCTTCTTCCTGTAATTAATGGCATAAGCAAATATTCTGGTGTGCCTACTATGGCCAAGTCTCTTTTTGTATCACTGCTGCATCGGATGTTTAATACACTTGGGAACAGAATGATGATTTTGTGGTGAAATAGGGCAATAAATTCCACCCATTTGGAAATACCTAGAACCATTTCTTGAAATCCCATAAAGCTTATAGGTTTCCTACAGTCCTATCCATTTGTATCAATATAGGTCTTGACATATGTTGAAACAGGGCGTACATCTATTGCTAGTGTTGCTTTAATTTGAGAATACTTCTTTCGAAAACAATAGAAACATTTTTTGGTTAAAATCCCTGGATTATTCTGTTGGATGCTGCCTCCAGTGCTCAATATATTATTCTGTTATTTGTACTCTAATTTTACATGAATTAACAATTTCTTCTCCTGATGAAATTATTCCCTAATTGTTGCATATATAGGTGTTAAAGGAACTAGAGGATTGTTTTATCATTGTTCTGAACCATTTCTTTTGCGCTTTACGCAGTTATAGTGTTAGAATGAGTTCTTGTAGTAAGGTACAGCACATCACATGATATCTTCATGTTGCACTTGGGTTATATCTCTCTGCATCTTGGAATACATATGCAAATTCAACTGTACATTTTAAATAGTTGCTCATTTTATTTTATGTAGTACATTTTTGTTTCTGAGGGTTCTAAGAGCATACGTCTATGCATTACAGTTCTGAACCTTTAAAATAGATCTAGAGCGAATGAGACTTGTGGATAAACTTTTAGTTGTACGAAGTGGAAGTTTTGTTGCATcttatttccatgctttcattCACTTGCAGCCAATATTTTTGACTTAAAATCTTCCAGAGTTTCCTCGACTGTGGTTGGGAGGGATGAAGCTGTTAAAGTAAGTTCTATGAGATCAGATAGTTCAAATCTGTCAACAGAAAAAGGCAAGCACAATAGATTAGATGAGATTAATATTTTGAAGAATATAGAAGTTGGTCCACCAGCAGGTTCCAGAACTTCAGATAACTGTTCTGCTTCAGTGCCAGAGGGTTGGCTTGATCATATGGATGAAAGCAGTGTTGCAGTTAATCTGCGATCTAGTGTGAAAAGGTCATTGTCATTGATGCCAAAAGAAAGAAATGTTATGGTGGATGATAGCAGCTCTTCAAGGAATGGAGGTGAGGCAAATAGTCTCACCAGTAATCTGGAAAATATTTCTTTTGCTGCTAAATCCGGGCACTCCAATGATGCAAACCCTGGAAGAGCAAATTCACGTGCACAGTATAAACCTGAAAAGTGGATGCTCCCTGAAAAAGCAGAACATTCACTGACTCAACTAAATCTTGCAATTGTAAGTTACATATTAAGTTTGGGTcctaaaattttaggttttattttcttctattttaaaaaatatatatttaacacaatttaattactTAACTCTTCCATCTCTTAGGTTGGGCATGTTGATTCTGGAAAATCGACGCTCTCTGGAAGACTGCTTCACCTTTTGGGAAGAATATCCCAAAAAGAAATGCACAAATATGAAAAGGAGGCCAAATTACAGGTAATCTCAGGACTATATTCTGTTTGTGTTATGTGAACACATGTCCATAATCTGATTATTTTTGCACTTATATTCATTCAGGGAAAAGGATCCTTTGCTTATGCTTGGGCATTGGATGAAAGTGCTGAAGAAAGAGAAAGGGGAATTACTATGACTGTGGCTGTGGCTTATTTTGATTCAAAAAGATATCATGTTGTTGTCCTTGACTCCCCAGGGCACAAAGATTTTGTTCCAAACATGATAACTGGGGCAACACAAGCTGATGCTTCAATTCTTGTAATAGATGCTTCTATTGGTTCATTTGAAGCTGGTATGGATGGCACCAAGGGACAGACTAGGGAGCATGCACAACTCATCCGAAGTTTTGGCGTTGATCAACTTATAGTTGCTGTTAACAAAATGGATGCTGTAGATTATTCTAAGGAAAGGTTTGATTTGATAATATCACAGCTTGGGACATTTCTCCGTTCTTGTGGCTTTAAGGATTCCTCTGTCTCTTGGATTCCATTGAGTGCTGTTGAAAACCAGAACTTAGTGTCTGCACCTTCGAACTTTCGACTATCCTGGTTAGTTTCTCTTTCATGTATTTGAAGTTACTATACTTTTGGAGATTATATTAGTTGGCTGCTCAATTGTAGCGTTGCATTTGTCAAATTCTGAATTACAATTAATAGCTAAGCACAACCTTCTGTCATTTGATGTATCTGTCTTGATAAATATAGCTATTGCCTCTGAGTATATAGTTGAATTTGTCTGCATCAATTCCTGTTATCCTCAATTTGTGATGGCCTACTATCTTATTTTTAATCTCCCAATGTAGAAGATATGGGCTGCCCTTTGTGCATTAATCAAGTAATCAAGTGACTACTGTCAAAACTCAGATACGCGCTTGACACTGGAGCTAATTGGTCTAGCACTGGcctctaaaattttaaatatttttaattgactatgaagAGAGTCAGCTTGTCAAGTATTGTTGCTTTGGAAATACAATTTGATCTTTTGTTTCTGTTGCCCTGATCTTATTGAAAGGCAACTTTGGTTCAGTGATTAACACTCTCATTTGGGTAAAAACAACTTTAAGTGTTCATATTATACTACAACACGGCATTTTTTCTGATGTTCATCACGTAAGATGTATACCTATGTTGTGCATCTCACTgctaattatgtaattaaatttatCATAACTTAGAAGCAATTCTGCCTCTCTGTAAAATGTCAAAAGATTCTTCCTGACTTCCCTTGGACACATTTTGTTGAATTAACTAAGGTAATTTAATGCAGGTATCATGGACCCAATCTGTTAGACGCGATTGATTCCTTCCAACCTCCTACTAGGGAGTTTTCAAAGCCTCTAATTATGCCTATATGTGATGTTATAAAGTCACCTTCACAGGGGCAGGTGTCTGCATGTGGCAAGTTGGAGGCTGGAGCTGTAAGAAGCGGATCAAAGGTATGCCATTTTCTTGGTGATTGAGGTTTTCAGTTTCTGGAGATTACATGCTACCTCCTATTAAAATAGCTGCTAATGTTATTTGAATTTGTTTTCCTGTCTTGGTCCTTGCTGTCTTTATCTGATTGATGTTTACCTGTTCAAGCTTCTTATTTTGGTTACCAATTATATGGATTTCTAGTTTCAATCGAATAACTTGCATATCATCCTTAACCATAAACTCAATGTATGTGGCTGTAGGTTTTAGTTATGCCATCTGCAACTATAGCAACCGTGCGTTCCTTGGAGCGTGATTCCCAAGCTTGCCCAATTGGAAGGGCTGGAGATAATATAGCTGTCAGCCTGAATGGAATAGACGGAAACCATGTGATGGCTGGCGGTGTGTTATGTCATCCTGATTTTCCAATTGCATTTGCAAAACATTTGGAGTTGAAGGTGCTTGTTTTGGATGGTGCAACTCCAATTTTAATTGGTTCTCAGGCAAGTTTCGTCTTTAAATTTTTTAGCTTtctgttattaatatttttatcttaaCAATCTAATAATTTGAATGGAATAATTAGTTGGAGTTTCACATACACCATGCAAAGGAGGCTGCAAGAGTTGCAAGGATATCATCTTTACTTGATTCAAAGACTGGGAAAGTTGCGAAGAAAGCACCCCGCTGCATTCTTGCTAAGCAGAGTGCAGTTGTTGAGGCAAGTCAGGAGGACGATATTGTTGTTGCTAGTTGCTGGTTTATTTCAGTTATTTGCCTGATAAATACAATAAAATCTGGATTGGCCTCTGAGCATGTTTTCTTCTTTCAGGTGATTTTGCAGGAAGCGATTTGCGTGGAAGAGTTTTCGAAATGCAAAGTCCTTGGAAGGGTGTTTCTTAGGACATTAGGAAGAACGGTTGCTGTGGGCATCGTGACCCGAATAGTGGAGCAGTAATAGTTGCCAAAGTGTGGTCAAAGACTCATACACACTTAAAACACATACTTGGGCAGCTTTTAAAAGCACCAACTTTGTTAGAGAGGAGTTCCTGTAGTATTCAAGATCAATGTGAACAATGGAGAGATTTCCTTTTATGCGGCTAATCTAATACCTACCTATTCCATGTCTGACCAAATAATTTAATGTGATTTGATTCTTTACATATAAATTAGGACAAGGACTTGGAAGAAACGTGTGAAAAATGTGCTGTACGTCTTGGCTTATATCTCCTTGCAAGAAATAGAACCAAATAATTCTAATCGGTGGTCGGTTGTGATCTGAGTTGTTTTAGTATTTTTTCTTTAACTGAGCAGAACGACTGCTCAAGGGCAGACGGGCCatggttttctcaaaatttttggaaattttaatattcccttgaaatttttaatttaattattctgaAATTTCTCATTAATTTCACAGATTTGGTTAaactctatttttttaaaaaaaaaagaagaaaaaaaattaattaatcccGCAACCGGTCAAAATACAAAACATGTGTAAAACTATAACTGGAAGAGATGGCTGGCAGCAGCTTATATGATTGATTTGGAGTTGTATTGGTTTCAAACATGGAAGTTGATTTCAAGTAAACAATTGCAAGTTGCAGTGCAAGCAGGACGCGTTGATTCTTCTCTACTGGTCAACCAAAGAAAATCCAAGTGATTGATTCAAATGGAAACCTATGCTTGTATACGTACGTTTGTATGTATTCCAAGCAGCCAGTAAGTAAGTTCCCTCATATTTTAATTACATCGTATTCCTTACTCCTTCGCCTTCCTTTATTCCTTTGCTTTCACAAATGGAAATTTGACAACACACACGCCGGCGCACATCTATTAAGGTAACTCCCCACAATTTTAATCACTTGTCTCTTTCTTCTTTGGATATGGTAAGTAAATAAACAGCTttaaatttggtttattttcctTCCAAGTTTCACCTTCTCTACCCatatttgttcatttctttatGGACGACTCCTTTTTTCCCAATACCCAATTCAGATTTTGGTTACACTTTAGGTACGAAGCTTAGTCTGATTGTTTTATTTAGTACCCCCCTCCCCTATTGTAAATCATTTTCATGATCTCATATTAGAAC harbors:
- the LOC108486543 gene encoding uncharacterized protein LOC108486543 isoform X1, whose product is MRRERNKKRHSPSSSSSPSASLRKLFKSEVVGAKRARTMPRKVNYGLDYDDDYDDNYDEYYRYEVDENAETPSQKETIKHSVWRCSICTYDNDETMSSCDICGVLHGPLLNNSIYDKKRTANIFDLKSSRVSSTVVGRDEAVKVSSMRSDSSNLSTEKGKHNRLDEINILKNIEVGPPAGSRTSDNCSASVPEGWLDHMDESSVAVNLRSSVKRSLSLMPKERNVMVDDSSSSRNGGEANSLTSNLENISFAAKSGHSNDANPGRANSRAQYKPEKWMLPEKAEHSLTQLNLAIVGHVDSGKSTLSGRLLHLLGRISQKEMHKYEKEAKLQGKGSFAYAWALDESAEERERGITMTVAVAYFDSKRYHVVVLDSPGHKDFVPNMITGATQADASILVIDASIGSFEAGMDGTKGQTREHAQLIRSFGVDQLIVAVNKMDAVDYSKERFDLIISQLGTFLRSCGFKDSSVSWIPLSAVENQNLVSAPSNFRLSWYHGPNLLDAIDSFQPPTREFSKPLIMPICDVIKSPSQGQVSACGKLEAGAVRSGSKVLVMPSATIATVRSLERDSQACPIGRAGDNIAVSLNGIDGNHVMAGGVLCHPDFPIAFAKHLELKVLVLDGATPILIGSQLEFHIHHAKEAARVARISSLLDSKTGKVAKKAPRCILAKQSAVVEVILQEAICVEEFSKCKVLGRVFLRTLGRTVAVGIVTRIVEQ
- the LOC108486543 gene encoding uncharacterized protein LOC108486543 isoform X2; the encoded protein is MRRERNKKRHSPSSSSSPSASLRKLFKSEVVGAKRARTMPRKVNYGLDYDDDYDDNYDEYYRYEVDENETPSQKETIKHSVWRCSICTYDNDETMSSCDICGVLHGPLLNNSIYDKKRTANIFDLKSSRVSSTVVGRDEAVKVSSMRSDSSNLSTEKGKHNRLDEINILKNIEVGPPAGSRTSDNCSASVPEGWLDHMDESSVAVNLRSSVKRSLSLMPKERNVMVDDSSSSRNGGEANSLTSNLENISFAAKSGHSNDANPGRANSRAQYKPEKWMLPEKAEHSLTQLNLAIVGHVDSGKSTLSGRLLHLLGRISQKEMHKYEKEAKLQGKGSFAYAWALDESAEERERGITMTVAVAYFDSKRYHVVVLDSPGHKDFVPNMITGATQADASILVIDASIGSFEAGMDGTKGQTREHAQLIRSFGVDQLIVAVNKMDAVDYSKERFDLIISQLGTFLRSCGFKDSSVSWIPLSAVENQNLVSAPSNFRLSWYHGPNLLDAIDSFQPPTREFSKPLIMPICDVIKSPSQGQVSACGKLEAGAVRSGSKVLVMPSATIATVRSLERDSQACPIGRAGDNIAVSLNGIDGNHVMAGGVLCHPDFPIAFAKHLELKVLVLDGATPILIGSQLEFHIHHAKEAARVARISSLLDSKTGKVAKKAPRCILAKQSAVVEVILQEAICVEEFSKCKVLGRVFLRTLGRTVAVGIVTRIVEQ
- the LOC108486543 gene encoding uncharacterized protein LOC108486543 isoform X6: MRRERNKKRHSPSSSSSPSASLRKLFKSEVVGAKRARTMPRKVNYGLDYDDDYDDNYDEYYRYEVDENANIFDLKSSRVSSTVVGRDEAVKVSSMRSDSSNLSTEKGKHNRLDEINILKNIEVGPPAGSRTSDNCSASVPEGWLDHMDESSVAVNLRSSVKRSLSLMPKERNVMVDDSSSSRNGGEANSLTSNLENISFAAKSGHSNDANPGRANSRAQYKPEKWMLPEKAEHSLTQLNLAIVGHVDSGKSTLSGRLLHLLGRISQKEMHKYEKEAKLQGKGSFAYAWALDESAEERERGITMTVAVAYFDSKRYHVVVLDSPGHKDFVPNMITGATQADASILVIDASIGSFEAGMDGTKGQTREHAQLIRSFGVDQLIVAVNKMDAVDYSKERFDLIISQLGTFLRSCGFKDSSVSWIPLSAVENQNLVSAPSNFRLSWYHGPNLLDAIDSFQPPTREFSKPLIMPICDVIKSPSQGQVSACGKLEAGAVRSGSKVLVMPSATIATVRSLERDSQACPIGRAGDNIAVSLNGIDGNHVMAGGVLCHPDFPIAFAKHLELKVLVLDGATPILIGSQLEFHIHHAKEAARVARISSLLDSKTGKVAKKAPRCILAKQSAVVEVILQEAICVEEFSKCKVLGRVFLRTLGRTVAVGIVTRIVEQ
- the LOC108486543 gene encoding uncharacterized protein LOC108486543 isoform X7, which codes for MPRKVNYGLDYDDDYDDNYDEYYRYEVDENANIFDLKSSRVSSTVVGRDEAVKVSSMRSDSSNLSTEKGKHNRLDEINILKNIEVGPPAGSRTSDNCSASVPEGWLDHMDESSVAVNLRSSVKRSLSLMPKERNVMVDDSSSSRNGGEANSLTSNLENISFAAKSGHSNDANPGRANSRAQYKPEKWMLPEKAEHSLTQLNLAIVGHVDSGKSTLSGRLLHLLGRISQKEMHKYEKEAKLQGKGSFAYAWALDESAEERERGITMTVAVAYFDSKRYHVVVLDSPGHKDFVPNMITGATQADASILVIDASIGSFEAGMDGTKGQTREHAQLIRSFGVDQLIVAVNKMDAVDYSKERFDLIISQLGTFLRSCGFKDSSVSWIPLSAVENQNLVSAPSNFRLSWYHGPNLLDAIDSFQPPTREFSKPLIMPICDVIKSPSQGQVSACGKLEAGAVRSGSKVLVMPSATIATVRSLERDSQACPIGRAGDNIAVSLNGIDGNHVMAGGVLCHPDFPIAFAKHLELKVLVLDGATPILIGSQLEFHIHHAKEAARVARISSLLDSKTGKVAKKAPRCILAKQSAVVEVILQEAICVEEFSKCKVLGRVFLRTLGRTVAVGIVTRIVEQ
- the LOC108486543 gene encoding uncharacterized protein LOC108486543 isoform X3, with the translated sequence MPRKVNYGLDYDDDYDDNYDEYYRYEVDENAETPSQKETIKHSVWRCSICTYDNDETMSSCDICGVLHGPLLNNSIYDKKRTANIFDLKSSRVSSTVVGRDEAVKVSSMRSDSSNLSTEKGKHNRLDEINILKNIEVGPPAGSRTSDNCSASVPEGWLDHMDESSVAVNLRSSVKRSLSLMPKERNVMVDDSSSSRNGGEANSLTSNLENISFAAKSGHSNDANPGRANSRAQYKPEKWMLPEKAEHSLTQLNLAIVGHVDSGKSTLSGRLLHLLGRISQKEMHKYEKEAKLQGKGSFAYAWALDESAEERERGITMTVAVAYFDSKRYHVVVLDSPGHKDFVPNMITGATQADASILVIDASIGSFEAGMDGTKGQTREHAQLIRSFGVDQLIVAVNKMDAVDYSKERFDLIISQLGTFLRSCGFKDSSVSWIPLSAVENQNLVSAPSNFRLSWYHGPNLLDAIDSFQPPTREFSKPLIMPICDVIKSPSQGQVSACGKLEAGAVRSGSKVLVMPSATIATVRSLERDSQACPIGRAGDNIAVSLNGIDGNHVMAGGVLCHPDFPIAFAKHLELKVLVLDGATPILIGSQLEFHIHHAKEAARVARISSLLDSKTGKVAKKAPRCILAKQSAVVEVILQEAICVEEFSKCKVLGRVFLRTLGRTVAVGIVTRIVEQ
- the LOC108486543 gene encoding uncharacterized protein LOC108486543 isoform X4, giving the protein MPRKVNYGLDYDDDYDDNYDEYYRYEVDENETPSQKETIKHSVWRCSICTYDNDETMSSCDICGVLHGPLLNNSIYDKKRTANIFDLKSSRVSSTVVGRDEAVKVSSMRSDSSNLSTEKGKHNRLDEINILKNIEVGPPAGSRTSDNCSASVPEGWLDHMDESSVAVNLRSSVKRSLSLMPKERNVMVDDSSSSRNGGEANSLTSNLENISFAAKSGHSNDANPGRANSRAQYKPEKWMLPEKAEHSLTQLNLAIVGHVDSGKSTLSGRLLHLLGRISQKEMHKYEKEAKLQGKGSFAYAWALDESAEERERGITMTVAVAYFDSKRYHVVVLDSPGHKDFVPNMITGATQADASILVIDASIGSFEAGMDGTKGQTREHAQLIRSFGVDQLIVAVNKMDAVDYSKERFDLIISQLGTFLRSCGFKDSSVSWIPLSAVENQNLVSAPSNFRLSWYHGPNLLDAIDSFQPPTREFSKPLIMPICDVIKSPSQGQVSACGKLEAGAVRSGSKVLVMPSATIATVRSLERDSQACPIGRAGDNIAVSLNGIDGNHVMAGGVLCHPDFPIAFAKHLELKVLVLDGATPILIGSQLEFHIHHAKEAARVARISSLLDSKTGKVAKKAPRCILAKQSAVVEVILQEAICVEEFSKCKVLGRVFLRTLGRTVAVGIVTRIVEQ
- the LOC108486543 gene encoding uncharacterized protein LOC108486543 isoform X5; the protein is MKMGANWLTALMHVSFCLPTECYLFHKTAETPSQKETIKHSVWRCSICTYDNDETMSSCDICGVLHGPLLNNSIYDKKRTANIFDLKSSRVSSTVVGRDEAVKVSSMRSDSSNLSTEKGKHNRLDEINILKNIEVGPPAGSRTSDNCSASVPEGWLDHMDESSVAVNLRSSVKRSLSLMPKERNVMVDDSSSSRNGGEANSLTSNLENISFAAKSGHSNDANPGRANSRAQYKPEKWMLPEKAEHSLTQLNLAIVGHVDSGKSTLSGRLLHLLGRISQKEMHKYEKEAKLQGKGSFAYAWALDESAEERERGITMTVAVAYFDSKRYHVVVLDSPGHKDFVPNMITGATQADASILVIDASIGSFEAGMDGTKGQTREHAQLIRSFGVDQLIVAVNKMDAVDYSKERFDLIISQLGTFLRSCGFKDSSVSWIPLSAVENQNLVSAPSNFRLSWYHGPNLLDAIDSFQPPTREFSKPLIMPICDVIKSPSQGQVSACGKLEAGAVRSGSKVLVMPSATIATVRSLERDSQACPIGRAGDNIAVSLNGIDGNHVMAGGVLCHPDFPIAFAKHLELKVLVLDGATPILIGSQLEFHIHHAKEAARVARISSLLDSKTGKVAKKAPRCILAKQSAVVEVILQEAICVEEFSKCKVLGRVFLRTLGRTVAVGIVTRIVEQ